The Arachis hypogaea cultivar Tifrunner chromosome 14, arahy.Tifrunner.gnm2.J5K5, whole genome shotgun sequence genome has a segment encoding these proteins:
- the LOC140178592 gene encoding uncharacterized protein, translated as MPVGLKNARATYQRLVNKIFQNLSGSKLEVYIDDMLAKTESGEQLVSDLNLIMNTLRKHQIRLNPTKCAFGMEAGKFLGFMITQRGVEANPEKCCAILEMTNPENLNDIQKLTGWLTALSRFLGASAQKAIPFFKLMKKGAPFNWEAKCEEAFQHFKRVLAEPPVLPTPQTGETLYLYLSITEEALAAALIRENERKEQEPIYFISKVLQDTETRYSRLEKLAFTLLTASRRLRQYFQAHPIAVRTDQAVKQVLQKPDLAGRMLAWSIELSQFQIKFEPRYAIKAQAMANFIAEMTPGNSTSESWKLHVDGSSNVTSRGAGVILESQNGIIIKQSVRYKYPVSNNQAEYEALLAGLALSKEVGAKTLEINTDSLVVNSQINRDYQTRDPLLQQYLAKVNKLKEEFNHITIRHIPRERNARADLLSKLASTKPGHGNKSLIQQVVKTPSISTTANTHLTLSNQGSWTYPILQYLLDGTLPEDPKGEKRTKREAANYTVVAGQLYKRRFSQPLLKCVEPGNTEYILREIHEGLCISYRFSSVEHPQTNGQVESANKVIVKGLKKRLDEAKGLWADELGSVLWSYRTTPQTTTGETPFRLTYGVEAVISVEIGDPSPRKTVGGNDEEAE; from the exons ATGCCCGTCGGCCTGAAAAACGCCAGAGCTACTTACCAAAGACTCGTCAACAAGATATTCCAGAATCTGTCCGGAAGCAAactagaagtctacatagacgacatgctcgccaAGACCGAGTCAGGCGAACAACTCGTCAGCGACCTTAACCTCATAATGAACACCCTACGGAAACACCAGATACGACTTAATCCAACAAAATGTGCCTTCGGAATGGAGGCAGGAAAGTTCCTCGGCTTTATGATCACGCAACGCGGAGTCGAAGCCAACCCGGAAAAATGTTGTGCCATCCTTGAAATGACAAACCCTGAAAACCTTAACGACATCCAAAAGCTCACCGGATGGCTCACGGCGTTATCCCGCTTTCTCGGAGCATCGGCACAAAAAGCAATCCCCTTCTTTAAGTTAATGAAGAAGGGGGCCCCTTTCAACTGGGAAGCAAaatgcgaagaagcattccaacaCTTCAAAAGAGTCCTAGCAGAACCACCGGTTCTCCCTACACCCCAGACAGGAGAAACCCTGTACCtatacctctccataacggaagaAGCGCTCGCAGCGGCGCTCATCCGCGAAAACGAGAGAAAGGAACAAGAACCTAtctacttcataagcaaagtcctACAAGACACGGAAACTCGCTACTCCCGCCTGGAAAAGCTAGCCTTCACACTCCTCACGGCCTCCCGACGTTTGCGACAATACTTTCAGGCCCACCCCATAGCTGTTCGAACTGACCAAGCGGTCAAACAGGTACTACAGAAACCCGACCTAGCGGGaagaatgctagcatggtccatcgAACTATCTCAGTTCCAAATCAAGTTTGAACCCCGGTACGCAATCAAAGCACAGGCCATGGCCAACTTTATCGCTGAGATGACCCCAGGAAACTCCACCTCCGAATCATGGAAACTACATGTTGACGGCTCATCGAACGTCACCTCCAGAGGTGCCGGAGTCATTCTCGAAAGTCAGAACGGGATCATAATCAAACAGTCAGTACGATACAAATATCCAGTTTCAAataatcaagcggaatatgaggcccTCCTGGCAGGCTTAGCCCTGTCCAAAGAAGTCGGAGCAAAGACCTTAGAAATAAATACCGATTCGCTAGTAGTCAATTCCCAAATCAACAGAGACTACCAAACGCGAGACCCCTTACTTCAACAATACCTTGCCAAGGTGAACAAACTAAAGGAGGAATTCAATCACATCACCATACGGCACATTCCCAGAGAAAGAAATGCCAGAGCAGACCTCCTCtccaagctagccagcaccaaaccaggacacGGCAACAAATCGCTAATTCAGCAAGTCGTTAAAACACCGTCCATATCAACAACGGCTAACACTCACCTGACACTCTCCAACCAAGGATCATGGACCTACCCTATCCTACAATACCTCCTCGACGGAACACTACCTGAAGACCCCAAAGGGGAAAAACGGACAAAGAGGGAAGCCGCCAACTACACGGTCGTCGCAGGACAACTATACAAACGCAGATTCTCGCAACCCCTGCTCAAATGCGTCGAACCCGGGAATACGGAGTACATACTCCGCGAAATCCACGAAG GACTATGCATATCCTACCGCTTCAGCTCAGTAGaacaccctcagacaaacggacAGGTAGAATCCGCGAACAAAGTAATCGTCAAAGGACTCAAGAAAcggctcgacgaagccaaaggactATGGGCCGACGAACTCGGATCGGTCCTATGGTCATACCGAACAACACCCCAAACgaccacaggagaaacacctttccgatTAACATACGGCGTGGAGGCTGTCATCTCAGTAGAGATCGGAGACCCAAGCCCCAGAAAAACGGTTGGAGGCAACGACGAGGAAGCAGAATGA